ATCAAAATATAACTTCAAATAGATATAAATTTACGAATGTTCCTTCAACATCGAAACCTCATAGtcttgtaataaatacaaaatgccTATCCTGTTACTTTAGGTACAAACAGAATCATAGTTTATAACATTCTGTATTACTTATATGTCGTACttttacaataatatttttaagcGTGCACACATCGAAcccatattaatattttaaaataattagtaAATCGTTGACACTGCAATTGAAACTCTGTACATGAAAGAGAATTTACACTTTTGTACATATTTGTGAATGGAATAAATGGACCGTTGTTACTTATGACGAATGTAAATAGTTTATGTATtgtacaataaaatatattttcaatatttatcagAGATACATGTGTGCGGATTATTACAGAATGCTAATGAAATAtcattgtaattagattacaaagATACGCGTTGATAGGCTTATGTTTTGTATACGCAAGCTGCTCATTTCTATGCGTACACATCTACCCGGAGAAGTGTAGGCTTACGAGATATGCGTGTACGTGAGGCCCAATATACGGAGGGTACAGAAGCAGACAGTGCCGGCCCCACTCTGGGCCCAAGGGGGGACCCGGGGTCACATTCCAAGATGGCTGTGCCTGAGGAATGCAGTGGGTGCCCCCCTAAGACGCCTTCCTCCCTCCTTTTTTATTAATCGAACCAATTCACTCATCCTAGCAAATACTCCGATTACTAGGACAAAATATTTAGTGTCAACGTGTGCCCGGTGAGCGCCGTCAAAGTTTGAAACTAGCACCTCGCGAAGAATAAATGTAAGTGGGAAAAAGAAAGGTGGTGCGGGAAGTCCTAGAAAGGCCTTATACTCTAAAATGCGTGGCCTTATCTAATGGAGCTCCCTCGCCGCAGATAATGCCCATGCAGGAGGATGCTACCTGCTCGTCTTAAGCAATGTCTCATAGGGATATCTCTGAGGTAACAGCATAATTCTACGGCATACGTTCCCACAACTAGTATTATCACGGTTTTATAatcgaaatttttttcattttatagaTTTTTTTCGCTTTTCAATTTTTGACTTGTCATGAAATTTGACTCGATACATGCAAGTTCAATAATAATTGTATGTTTCTACGATGATATGAATGcaaaatgaatataattttgtGTGATTAAACTATCATAAAtcataaaataaatttgaaattaaagcatatatttcttataaatttatggtaaCATCCATTTAGTTAATCATTGAAGCGTTGAACAACGAAGATAACGTGCTTTGGATTTGAATGATTTTAGTGCTAATTAAAGGCGTATGAAAATGAATTATAAATGATAGTCGAATGTAGCACATTACCTTTGATGTTTCAGGTGGAGCCCGAAGGTACGTCGGCCTTGGCTGCTGGATCAAGATCTCTATTTTTGGATACAGTACGTCGTAGTAATGCAGCATGTCAAAATGGTGATTATGCACTTGCTGCAAGCTTGTACACAGAAGCTCTTGCTTTGGATCCACTCAGCCATGTGCTGTATTCAAACAGGTCAGCTGCTCGGCTCAAAATGGGTTTATTCGCACTTGCTCTGCAAGATGCTGTTAGAGCTACCGAACTCAGTCCCCAATGGCCAAAGGTACATTCATACATTTCACTTATTATTCCTTAAATGAGTAATAAACTTCATTCCTTCATTAGGCATATTATCGTCAAGGAGTAGCGCTACAATGTTTAGGGAGGCATGGGGAGGCCCTTGTGGCCTTCAGTACAGGTCTGGCACATGATCCTTCTAATTGTCAATTACTGTCTGGTTTAGTAGAAGCATCATTAAAATCTCCACTACGTACGACGTTAGAACCAACATTTCAACAATTACGTGCAATGAAACTTGATGAATCTCCTTTTGTTGTCATTTCTGTTGTTGGTCAAGAACTTCTTGGAGCTGGGCAATATAAAGCGGCAGCTGGTGTATTAGAGGCTGCGCTTACTATTGGTTCTTGTAGTTTGAAATTAAGGGGCTCTGTATTTTCTGCTCTATCTAGCGCATATTGGGCATTAAATTCTTTGGACAAAGCTATCAATTACATGCAGCAAGATTTAGGTAAATGTCAGTTTAAAAATAGGATAGTAATGTGTTCGAGGCAAGTaactattttaaatttgaaatgaaaatatttctagGTGTGGCACGATCTTTGGGAGATACGCAGGGTGAATGTCGAGCTCATGGAAATCTGGGCTCTGCGTATTTTAGCAAAGGCAGTTTTAAGGAAGCTTTAACAGCACACAGGTATCAGTTGGTTTTAGCTATGAAGTGCAAAGACACTCAGGCCGCAGCTTCTGCTTTAACTAGCCTGGGTCACGTTTATACAGCTATTGGTGATTTACCAAATGCACTTGCTTCCCATAAGCAATGCGTACAGTTAGTAAAACAAATGGGAGATCGACTTCAGGAGGCACGAGAAATAGGTAACGTGGGAGCAGTTTATTTAGCAATGGGAGAATTTGAAAGCGCTGTTGATTGTCATACCCAGCACTTGAGAATAGCAAGACGATTAGGGGATCGTGTGGAAGAAGCGAGAGCTTTTAGTAACCTGGGATCGTCTCATCATTATCGTAGAAATTTCGGTCAAGCAATGGCTTATCACGAGAATGTTCTAAGAATAGCTCAAGAACTCGGTGATAGAGCAATAGAAATGAGAGCTTATGCTGGATTGGGTCATGCTGCAAGATGTGCAGGTGAAAAATTTTTCGGAACGAAAACATAATGAGGAAACCAACGAAGAAATGaactttattataaaatttcattcaaatgtATCCCTATTTAGGCGATCTTGCACAAGCCAAGCTGTGGCACCAGCGACAACTTGACGTTGCATTAGCTACAAAAGACAAAGTAGCCGAAGGACGAGCATGCAGCAATTTAGGAATAGTTTATCAGTTACTTGGTGAACACGAAGCTGCGCTTAAGTTGCATCAAGCGCATCTAGGAATTGCTAGATCGTTGGGAGATAAAGCTGGTATGGGCAGAGCGTATGGAAACATTGGAAATGCGTACAATGCGTTAGGATATTATGAGCAAGCTATTAAATATCATAAACAGGAGTTAACAATAagtaaagaggtaaataaataagattagtGTTATCTTTAAACTACATACATATAAACAGTTTATAAGTACTGTGAAAACTGCTGTTCGTTATAGGTCAATGACCGCAGTTCAGAAGCTAGTACTCATGGGAATTTAGCAGTAGCGTATCAAGCTGTACAGGGTCACGAAGCAGCATTAAGGCATTACAGAGCCCACTTGGCTATAGCACGCGAGCTAAAAGACACAGCTGGTGAAGCATGCGCTTTACTTAACCTAGCCAATTGTTTGTCATCTCGTGGCAGATTCGAAGAAGCAGTTCCATATTATGAAAACTATCTTATGTTATCCCAAGAGTTACATGATGTAGAAGGAGAAGCGAAAGCATGTCACTTCTTAGGTTACGCTCATTATTGTTTAGGTAACCATCGTGAAGCTGTTAGATACTATGATCAAGACTTGGCACTAGCTAAGGATTTGCAGGATAAATCTGGAATGGGAAGGGCTTACTGTAATTTGGGATTAGCGCATTTAGCTCTTGAAAACTTAGATACAGCATTAGAATGCCAAAAGTATTACTTAGGTAAGAAATTATTATGCTTCCGTAATCGTAGTGGAAAAGAATTCTCAAATATACATTGTTTCTTTACATGTAGCTATTGCGCATATGACTAAGCATTTAGCTGGAAAATTTCGAGCTTTGGGGAATATTGGTGATTGTCTCTTGCGTCTTGGTGAAGCTGAGGAAGCGATAAAAATGCATCAAAGGCAATTAAATTTAGCACGGCAGGCGGGTGATCGGAGTTTAGAAGCTGCTGCTTATGGAGCTTTAGGTATCGCACATCGGACGATAAAAAATCTCGATAAGGCGCTGGGATTTCATACTCAAGAATTGACTTTAAGACAAGAAGCTGGAGATTTGCGTGGCGAGTGTAGGGCTCACGGGAACTTGGGCGCAGTACATATGGCGTTGGGTCAATATACCCATGCTGTAAAATGTTATCAAGAACAGCTTGAAAGAGCTAAAGAATTAGCGGATTCAGGAGTGGAAGCGCAAGCTCTaggtaaaatttatatttcatctAAAAGATATTTGAATGTACAACCACGTCTTTAACTATCCTTTTCTTAAACAGGAAACTTGGGGATAGCTAGACTTAACATGGCACATTACGAGGATGCAATTGGATATTTCGAACAGCAATTAGCAACTTTAGAACCACTAACTACAGGTACAGCTCTGTTGGACAAGGCTAGAGCACTCGGGAATCTAGGTGACTGTTACGAAGCTTTGGGAGATCCGGAGGAAGCTATTAAATGTCACGAGCAACAATTAGCAGCCGCTACGAAGTTGAAGAGTATAAGAGAACAAGAAAGAGCATATCGAGGATTGGGTAGAGCTCGAGAAGCGACTGGGAATTTACAAGAAGCTTTGGTTTGTTTTGAAAAGAGGTTGGTAGCTGCACATGAAGTGGACAGTCCAGAATCGAGAGGCGCAGCATATGGAGATTTAGGTGAAAATTAGTACATTGTCTTTTAAATACACTCGTCTGTTTTTATACACTTTACGAAATTGCTAACATTAATTTTATAGGTAGGGTGCATGCTGCATTGGGTAATCATGAGCAAGCTGTTAGTTGTTTATCGCATCAACTTGCTCTCGCCAGAGGACTTGGAGACAAAGCTGCTGAAGCGGAAGCTGCCAGTGGATTGGGAGCCGTTCATTTGTTAATGGACGATCCAAATTCTGCATTACGCCACCATCAATTGGAACTTTCGATTGCTGAAGGTCTAGACGCAGCCGGACTACAAGCTCGAGCCTGTGCAAATTTGGGTATAACCCAAGAAGCATTAGGACAATTTGAAGAAGCCATAAGATTACAGGAACAATCACTAAGTCTCGCTGCAGCCGCTGGAGATCAACCAGCAAGAGCAGCTGCATTTTCTAGCTTGGGAAGGCTTCATCATTTGTGTGGTGATTTATCGCGTGCCTTGAGCTACTTACAATCTGGACTATCACTATCTGAAGGATTGGGTAGAAGAGAAGAGGCAGCTAGATTGAGACACAGACTGGGCCTTGTTCATTGGGAAGCTGACGAAGCAGTTATTGCAGTGGAACATTTAGAAAAGGCAGCGAATTTATTAGAATCATTAGATGGAACCTCTTCAACCCTTACTTGTGGACAGCCAAACAAGTCTGAATTGTTATCAGAAACATATAGAATGTTACAAAAAGTGTTAATCAGTTTAAATAGAGCTGAAGAGGCACTGAATTGGGCGGAGAGATCCAGGCGGTGTAAAAGTAACTGTTTAGACGATGCCGCGCATTATTCAGAAATCATTGACAGGCAACGCGGAGTAATCTTATACTATAGGTAATTCGAGCTTATCGAATGATAATAAATTATGATTCTATAAGATTGTTAAcaagtattaaataatatttcagtGAAGTGGGCTGCGAATTGCACGCCTGGTGCCTAGCTCCGGGTCGAGGACTACTAAGATTTCATTCTACTACTTTGGACGATGGTATAGGATTGGAGAAACGAGTTTTGCAAGCGAGAGAAGCTCTGTTGGACGAGACGAGCGAACTCGTCGAAGAAACGAAAATACCGTCAAGGGGGCATCACCTTAATGCCAGCTCTTATAGTTTGAGTAGCCTGTTCAGTGTGGGTTCGGTCAGTTCGCGTGCAGGAAGTGCTCGATGGGGAAGAGGAACAAAAGGACCCACATGGCAACCACCATTACCGATTCAAGTACTCTACGATTTACTTTTAGCCCCGTTCGAAGATCTTTTACCGCCTGCGAGGAAGGAGCTGATTATGGTAGTGGAAAAGTCGCTGTACTTGGCGCCACTTCCAGCTTTGCAATCAAACCCAGGGGAGGATTATCTATGCGAAAGATTTTCGTTGTTAGTTGTACCATCTCTTGCAGCTTTGAGAAAACGGTCTAAAACTCCTATGCCCGAAGGCGGGGCAACGGTGGCTGCATTAGTTGCAGGGAACCCGGTACTTCCCGAAGAAATTAGAGAAGAATATGGTTGGTCTGAAAGTACAGCTTCTACTGAAACGGAATCCGAGATCGTTGCTGAATTATTAGAAGCCCGCGCCTTAACCGGTAAATATCAACGCATATGCAAGCATTATTAACTTCCTATcctaaatacattaatttttcaatcattattAACAGGGGCAGAAGCAACTAGATCGGCTGTTTTAAGATCTTTACCCGACGCAGAGTGCGTACATTTGACAGTACCAGTTGTTTGGAATTCTGCCAGTTTGGTACTAACTGCCGATCAATGCGAAGAGCCTTCCGAGAGACCAGAATATCTACTAAGTTATTCAGATATATCAAAATTGAGAATAGCAGCCCGTTTAGTCGTAATATCTAGTGGTCACTGTTGGAGTAGTGCAGAGAATGCAACCGCTACATCGGATGGTGTGCAAAATTTAGCTAAAGCTTTATTAAACGCTGGAGCACAATGCGTACTTATAGGAATGTGGGCAGTTCCACCCACAGCTGGCAGTATCTTATTACGAGCATTTTATAGCGCTATGTTACAAGGCGCTAGGGCATCAAGAGCATTGGCAGAAGCTATGCAAACAGTTCAGCATACAAGACACTTCGCGCATCCTGCAAACTGGGCTGGTTGGCTGCTCATTGGGGGAGACGCAAGATTGTCGAACAAAGTACGATCTCTGAGAATTTAATGTAATTGCGGTACTTGTGTGCACATGGTCGTTTACGAATAATTTGTTTAGGTCGCTCTAATGGGACAAGCACTTGCTGAATTGTTGCGCGGTGGTCCTGAACAAAGTCGTGACGCTTTACGCGTGACGCTTCATTTAGTAGAGAAATCGTTGCAGCGAATACATCGTGGGCAAAAGAATGCTATGTACACAACTCAACGTAGCATTGAAAATAAAGTGGGAGCAGCCACTGGTTGGCGAGAACTTTTAATGTCGGTTGGGTTTAGATTCGAACCAGCCGGAAACGGGATACCGTCCTCGGTGTTCTTCCCACAAAGTGATCCTGAAGAAAGATTAACGAGATGTAGTGCAAGCTTGCAAGCATTACTAGGATTGGGGCAATCGTCGCTACACGCGCTTGTTAGATTGTTACAGGTAATAAATCAACGTCTACTCTTTACAGTATGAGGTATAACGACTACGTTTTATAGGCACCGGGAGCTGCAGAAGATGTGATTGCAGCAATGAGAAGAGCAAGCTGTGCAACAGAAGGTCAAGAGGTCACATTACCAGTTCAAGTATGGAGAGCGTCAGGATCTCATGAATTGTTTGCAAGTTTAGGTTTCGATCTTATGGAAGTTGGCCAATCGGAAGTCACATTAAGAACAGGGAAACAAGCATCGCGAAGAGCAGTTCAATTCGCTCTTCAAGCTCTTCTTGCCTTATTTGGTAAGTTTACATTGATTTTGGAGACAGGGCTGCCTGTACTGTAAAGCAAGGTATACTAATTGACAAATGTGTTATTAGACACGCAAGAAGCACCTAAAAGTCTGAGTTTAGACTCCAGTAGCTCAATGGAAAGCCTAGCCTCTGTTGCTCATACCGAAAAGAATGTCATAGAACGACCCCGACTAGGAGGTGCATTTGCGAATTACGTTCGACATCGAGGTGAGCCAGATGGAAAAACTATGGAACCGCCAAACGTTCCAATTCCTACATCGCGACAACCATGTCAAAATGGAGGAGGTACAAATAAATTTTGCTTAAATTTACCTAAATATTAGACACAACATTAAGAACGTATGTACGTGTTTTATAGGTGAATCGGATGTTGCCTTTACTCCCAGCCCTCCCGTAGCACTGAACTTAAATCACCAAACACGTATTAGAAATCTTTATCCGGATCAAAGCGTGAGGCCTGGATCTAGTTCAAGCAGTTCGGTAACGGATTGGGATAACGGTCATGCGACAGTTTTAAGACGGCAACCATTACCACCTTTACCGGCGACTATACTGGAAAGACTAAGCGTTCGAACAGAAATCGGATCTAATTCACCTAGGAAGCCTCGTCATCCTACGACCACTGAAGATATTTGCTCCCAATCCGAGTCCACGCAACCGGCAGAGGCGCacaatcaaaatttaagaaacgtAGCCACGTCTCTCACGAGCCTTACACGCGAATTAACACCTACGATCTCCGAGGTGTATCACGAGCGAAATTTGGGATTAGGATTGGCACCATCTTTATCGAAGTTACTAGAGGAAGTAGGATCCGTCCCAGAAAACGAGGAAGCTCAATCGACACGAACGAATCACAATCAAACTCAAAATTGGATACAAAATGAATCTGAATTCTGTCGAAGGGACGAGGCTGATGGTAGGTCTATCGCCGAATCGCAATGCAGTGCTACCAGCTCTAACAAAATACATAGAAAGGCGCCCCCTCCTCCAGTAtagattatttatataatatttataagcactaaatgatatttttaaatgtgGATAATAGTACTGGGTACCAAAGAATGGAAGATATTTTATTGGAAACATTGTTTCGTCATCAGAGCTGAGAACAATTCATGGTAATTGCTTACACCACAGCAATGACACTCTACCCACATAATTCTGTTCAATGTTTACATAGCAATATATTTCTCAACATGATATCAATAAATGCCATTTCTGCTTACACcgataattaataaaaacattaGTTTTAAAAGTACACTGTTTGCAATGACACCCAATGCTATACCCATATTTGTTAATGAGAAAATGTATTATATTAGTATTAAGACGaacatgtaaaataatgttgtgTTAGAGTTTATTAAATGAAACCGCATGTCGCTATGTGCAAAAAGATTAACTACTTAGTTGACGTTATGGATTTTAGACTGAATATTAATTTAAGGTTGTAGTACGCACTTTACTAATCTGTACTTTTCCcatttttggcaaatatattgttacatcttttatgcaTTGGGCTTTATGCATAAGTTATGTAAATATCTTCTCAATTATATCCCACGGATACGTGTCCGTTTAAAAGATCAGAACATAGAGTTAAAACTcaaataaaaagtaaagtacCTTTATTTGGCAATTTATCAAAATAATTTCAAGTGTCCCGTTACTTTGTCTATCAGTGGAGCTGGGCCAGGACCGACTGCGCATACTGTTCTGCTTCCTGGTGCTATTTGCGTGTGTCCAGCATCTTGTACTATATTCGATAGAAGTCCCGTAGCTTTGGCTTGCTTTGCCACCGTGATTAAAGCATCTTCGCTATCCACCTGGAAATATTTCCAGTGATGATTATTCCATTTGAAACAGACAATTACGCAGGTCTCATTTTACTGCAataaatatataagaaatatatatactttAACGGTAATCTTGGCTTGCCCACATTCTTCCCATAGGTTTAAAAGTTTAGGATGTTTTCTAGCCGCCTTGTACGCTGCAACAGCAGCATGAGCACATTGCGCTGCTACTTTCCCTTTTCCCATTTTTAAGTCAGTTCTGATTACTAAAATCAGCTTGTAATTGTCATATTCATCCGTAAATGcctgtttaaaagaaaaaacatgtttatttattgaaattgcaTGTAACTCACGGAAGAATCAGAATTATACAAATTGTAATTTTTCTTACAATATCATTTGAAGATTCGTTATTGTCGTCAGATACttgtaatttatttctattagTTCTTGCCATCATTCTGTATAAACAATAACCCATTATTACTGCAATAGTAAATCCTACTTTTGCATCTGCGGCACTTTcaagtatttcagaaatattcatcttgtttgaatttattagaggcctataaaatttgaaaatgtacATTCGTAATTATTGTATGCTATAAATGTTCattgatcttttttttaagcattcGGTTATCAGGCATTAATTAAATAGATAATTACCTACTTATGCGACAAAATTCTAAACAATCTCTAACATTTTCTTATACACTACTCTTTTCGTCTGACTTGGGTAAGCCATAAGCTTAATCCACGTGACTGTTATTAGAAAGGTTATTCGAGTAATGCACTTCTCTCAATGAAAGAGGTAAAAGTATGTATATCTTTCAGCAGGTTCAACAATAGAATTTAACATAACGTAAACAGAAGAATGGTGATGCAAAATATCTGAGGGATGAGAaaactaaaatattaaaatactctATTACTATAAAAGCCAAACATTggtcaaatttgaaaataccGAAGTTCCATTTTATGAATACAGAGCGTCGCCGAATAGTTGCACATTTGCACATGCAGCTGTTACGCAACGCGACTCACTATGAACCCGCTATAAAGTTATATCAGAGTAACATCTAGAATAACGCGTATATTTTCAGATTTAAGGTAGCCTCAGTGACCCAAGcagaagacaaaaaaaaaacgtaaaattaAACGCGAATTATAGCGCGTTCGTCTCCTGGTTCGTATATCCGTGGCGCGTTTTGGTTCATACGCGGTTCAACAAACACCCAATGTGGCGCTTGAGTTTGGAAGGTTATGGATTAAAGCTTCGGGGTGTGGCATCGTattgtaatttataaaataaatataatatcgcgCACTAATGATGACGGGGGTGTGTAGTGCCTGAGCGTGACGAGTGCGAAGATCTCCTTCGGGGCGGTGCGCGCGGTGTCTTCGAGATCTCGACCACTGTTTCAGAATTCTTCCCCAAAccgaacaaaattttttaaacgcatTCACGATGGTACTACGTTTTTGGCGCTCCGCTTCGAAATTCGCGTAGTGTCTAAACGGAGGGACAGAGGTTGCAAAATGTGCCTGACACCATCCAAGTGATTTGCATATTGATGCGTGTTTACGTGATACGTTGACACAAGGCAGTTGATCGTTGCTTGGTAGGATACGGTCCATGAAATCACGTGTACCAAAATCTACGTGGGATGTTGGGCGCTATCAACCCCACGCAGCCCCACGACTACACCGAAATGTTCCGGTTAGCCGACTACTTCCTTGTGGTCGGCTACGACCACGAAAAAGAGAGTAAGTTTTCAAAATCCAGCATAAAATGCCACTCAATAATACGCCAATGCTTCTAACGTACATTATTCATCGAATATTTAGCACGTACATTGCTATGTACGTGTACCAAATTTTCTATGTAACATTCAAGTACATATATCTACGA
This portion of the Andrena cerasifolii isolate SP2316 chromosome 9, iyAndCera1_principal, whole genome shotgun sequence genome encodes:
- the LOC143373345 gene encoding uncharacterized protein LOC143373345 isoform X1 translates to MSHRDISEVEPEGTSALAAGSRSLFLDTVRRSNAACQNGDYALAASLYTEALALDPLSHVLYSNRSAARLKMGLFALALQDAVRATELSPQWPKAYYRQGVALQCLGRHGEALVAFSTGLAHDPSNCQLLSGLVEASLKSPLRTTLEPTFQQLRAMKLDESPFVVISVVGQELLGAGQYKAAAGVLEAALTIGSCSLKLRGSVFSALSSAYWALNSLDKAINYMQQDLGVARSLGDTQGECRAHGNLGSAYFSKGSFKEALTAHRYQLVLAMKCKDTQAAASALTSLGHVYTAIGDLPNALASHKQCVQLVKQMGDRLQEAREIGNVGAVYLAMGEFESAVDCHTQHLRIARRLGDRVEEARAFSNLGSSHHYRRNFGQAMAYHENVLRIAQELGDRAIEMRAYAGLGHAARCAGDLAQAKLWHQRQLDVALATKDKVAEGRACSNLGIVYQLLGEHEAALKLHQAHLGIARSLGDKAGMGRAYGNIGNAYNALGYYEQAIKYHKQELTISKEVNDRSSEASTHGNLAVAYQAVQGHEAALRHYRAHLAIARELKDTAGEACALLNLANCLSSRGRFEEAVPYYENYLMLSQELHDVEGEAKACHFLGYAHYCLGNHREAVRYYDQDLALAKDLQDKSGMGRAYCNLGLAHLALENLDTALECQKYYLAIAHMTKHLAGKFRALGNIGDCLLRLGEAEEAIKMHQRQLNLARQAGDRSLEAAAYGALGIAHRTIKNLDKALGFHTQELTLRQEAGDLRGECRAHGNLGAVHMALGQYTHAVKCYQEQLERAKELADSGVEAQALGNLGIARLNMAHYEDAIGYFEQQLATLEPLTTGTALLDKARALGNLGDCYEALGDPEEAIKCHEQQLAAATKLKSIREQERAYRGLGRAREATGNLQEALVCFEKRLVAAHEVDSPESRGAAYGDLGRVHAALGNHEQAVSCLSHQLALARGLGDKAAEAEAASGLGAVHLLMDDPNSALRHHQLELSIAEGLDAAGLQARACANLGITQEALGQFEEAIRLQEQSLSLAAAAGDQPARAAAFSSLGRLHHLCGDLSRALSYLQSGLSLSEGLGRREEAARLRHRLGLVHWEADEAVIAVEHLEKAANLLESLDGTSSTLTCGQPNKSELLSETYRMLQKVLISLNRAEEALNWAERSRRCKSNCLDDAAHYSEIIDRQRGVILYYSEVGCELHAWCLAPGRGLLRFHSTTLDDGIGLEKRVLQAREALLDETSELVEETKIPSRGHHLNASSYSLSSLFSVGSVSSRAGSARWGRGTKGPTWQPPLPIQVLYDLLLAPFEDLLPPARKELIMVVEKSLYLAPLPALQSNPGEDYLCERFSLLVVPSLAALRKRSKTPMPEGGATVAALVAGNPVLPEEIREEYGWSESTASTETESEIVAELLEARALTGAEATRSAVLRSLPDAECVHLTVPVVWNSASLVLTADQCEEPSERPEYLLSYSDISKLRIAARLVVISSGHCWSSAENATATSDGVQNLAKALLNAGAQCVLIGMWAVPPTAGSILLRAFYSAMLQGARASRALAEAMQTVQHTRHFAHPANWAGWLLIGGDARLSNKVALMGQALAELLRGGPEQSRDALRVTLHLVEKSLQRIHRGQKNAMYTTQRSIENKVGAATGWRELLMSVGFRFEPAGNGIPSSVFFPQSDPEERLTRCSASLQALLGLGQSSLHALVRLLQAPGAAEDVIAAMRRASCATEGQEVTLPVQVWRASGSHELFASLGFDLMEVGQSEVTLRTGKQASRRAVQFALQALLALFDTQEAPKSLSLDSSSSMESLASVAHTEKNVIERPRLGGAFANYVRHRGEPDGKTMEPPNVPIPTSRQPCQNGGGESDVAFTPSPPVALNLNHQTRIRNLYPDQSVRPGSSSSSSVTDWDNGHATVLRRQPLPPLPATILERLSVRTEIGSNSPRKPRHPTTTEDICSQSESTQPAEAHNQNLRNVATSLTSLTRELTPTISEVYHERNLGLGLAPSLSKLLEEVGSVPENEEAQSTRTNHNQTQNWIQNESEFCRRDEADGRSIAESQCSATSSNKIHRKAPPPPV
- the LOC143373345 gene encoding uncharacterized protein LOC143373345 isoform X2 — translated: MGDRLQEAREIGNVGAVYLAMGEFESAVDCHTQHLRIARRLGDRVEEARAFSNLGSSHHYRRNFGQAMAYHENVLRIAQELGDRAIEMRAYAGLGHAARCAGDLAQAKLWHQRQLDVALATKDKVAEGRACSNLGIVYQLLGEHEAALKLHQAHLGIARSLGDKAGMGRAYGNIGNAYNALGYYEQAIKYHKQELTISKEVNDRSSEASTHGNLAVAYQAVQGHEAALRHYRAHLAIARELKDTAGEACALLNLANCLSSRGRFEEAVPYYENYLMLSQELHDVEGEAKACHFLGYAHYCLGNHREAVRYYDQDLALAKDLQDKSGMGRAYCNLGLAHLALENLDTALECQKYYLAIAHMTKHLAGKFRALGNIGDCLLRLGEAEEAIKMHQRQLNLARQAGDRSLEAAAYGALGIAHRTIKNLDKALGFHTQELTLRQEAGDLRGECRAHGNLGAVHMALGQYTHAVKCYQEQLERAKELADSGVEAQALGNLGIARLNMAHYEDAIGYFEQQLATLEPLTTGTALLDKARALGNLGDCYEALGDPEEAIKCHEQQLAAATKLKSIREQERAYRGLGRAREATGNLQEALVCFEKRLVAAHEVDSPESRGAAYGDLGRVHAALGNHEQAVSCLSHQLALARGLGDKAAEAEAASGLGAVHLLMDDPNSALRHHQLELSIAEGLDAAGLQARACANLGITQEALGQFEEAIRLQEQSLSLAAAAGDQPARAAAFSSLGRLHHLCGDLSRALSYLQSGLSLSEGLGRREEAARLRHRLGLVHWEADEAVIAVEHLEKAANLLESLDGTSSTLTCGQPNKSELLSETYRMLQKVLISLNRAEEALNWAERSRRCKSNCLDDAAHYSEIIDRQRGVILYYSEVGCELHAWCLAPGRGLLRFHSTTLDDGIGLEKRVLQAREALLDETSELVEETKIPSRGHHLNASSYSLSSLFSVGSVSSRAGSARWGRGTKGPTWQPPLPIQVLYDLLLAPFEDLLPPARKELIMVVEKSLYLAPLPALQSNPGEDYLCERFSLLVVPSLAALRKRSKTPMPEGGATVAALVAGNPVLPEEIREEYGWSESTASTETESEIVAELLEARALTGAEATRSAVLRSLPDAECVHLTVPVVWNSASLVLTADQCEEPSERPEYLLSYSDISKLRIAARLVVISSGHCWSSAENATATSDGVQNLAKALLNAGAQCVLIGMWAVPPTAGSILLRAFYSAMLQGARASRALAEAMQTVQHTRHFAHPANWAGWLLIGGDARLSNKVALMGQALAELLRGGPEQSRDALRVTLHLVEKSLQRIHRGQKNAMYTTQRSIENKVGAATGWRELLMSVGFRFEPAGNGIPSSVFFPQSDPEERLTRCSASLQALLGLGQSSLHALVRLLQAPGAAEDVIAAMRRASCATEGQEVTLPVQVWRASGSHELFASLGFDLMEVGQSEVTLRTGKQASRRAVQFALQALLALFDTQEAPKSLSLDSSSSMESLASVAHTEKNVIERPRLGGAFANYVRHRGEPDGKTMEPPNVPIPTSRQPCQNGGGESDVAFTPSPPVALNLNHQTRIRNLYPDQSVRPGSSSSSSVTDWDNGHATVLRRQPLPPLPATILERLSVRTEIGSNSPRKPRHPTTTEDICSQSESTQPAEAHNQNLRNVATSLTSLTRELTPTISEVYHERNLGLGLAPSLSKLLEEVGSVPENEEAQSTRTNHNQTQNWIQNESEFCRRDEADGRSIAESQCSATSSNKIHRKAPPPPV
- the LOC143373350 gene encoding peptidyl-tRNA hydrolase 2, mitochondrial; the protein is MNISEILESAADAKVGFTIAVIMGYCLYRMMARTNRNKLQVSDDNNESSNDIAFTDEYDNYKLILVIRTDLKMGKGKVAAQCAHAAVAAYKAARKHPKLLNLWEECGQAKITVKVDSEDALITVAKQAKATGLLSNIVQDAGHTQIAPGSRTVCAVGPGPAPLIDKVTGHLKLF